The sequence CCTCGTGAGGAGCTACCACTCGTTCCTAGTCCCTGCTTACCTTGGGGTAACCTTTGCGGTTATGTTCCATTACAGGGAAAGGTTTTCGACGCTCTCCCTCAAAGCCATGAGGGGGACTTACGAAGCAGAGCTCAAGTACCTCTTCTTTGCGACCCTGTTTACGGTCCTCATCGGCTTTCCCCTTCTGGAATGCCCCATCGGAATAACTGGAAAGGAATCGGCAATCGTCAACATCCTCATAGGAATGCTCATCGTTCTTCTGGCGTTGAACACCCCGAAGAAGAACCCGCTGAAGGAACTCGACAAAAAACTGCCCGAGCAACCGAGTATCCTGGATGCCCTCTCGGGAGGAGTCCTCCAGGGGTTCGCCCTCCTTGAAGGGGTCACGAGAACGGGCATAGTTACCCTCGGCCTCCTCTTACCAGGTCACAGCGGTAGAAAGGCCCTTGAATGGGGATTTCTAATCTCTCCAGCATATTTCGTCCTTAGACTCCTTCAGCTTGGAAACTGGGAGTCCAGCGGTTCCGCATGGATTCCCTTCCTTGCCTTTCTCTCCGCGTTCTTGACAACTCTACTCTTGATTCCACTCCTCGA comes from Thermococcus sp. and encodes:
- a CDS encoding undecaprenyl-diphosphate phosphatase, yielding MSTPIEALLSGILFALASWLPMNPEGEWVSSLVRSYHSFLVPAYLGVTFAVMFHYRERFSTLSLKAMRGTYEAELKYLFFATLFTVLIGFPLLECPIGITGKESAIVNILIGMLIVLLALNTPKKNPLKELDKKLPEQPSILDALSGGVLQGFALLEGVTRTGIVTLGLLLPGHSGRKALEWGFLISPAYFVLRLLQLGNWESSGSAWIPFLAFLSAFLTTLLLIPLLEKLAERWEKPFLIAFGLIAIAYALEVMM